The Rhodoferax potami genome includes a region encoding these proteins:
- a CDS encoding tyrosine-type recombinase/integrase — translation MSDLTRQDLLQYKSQLQIVPPASTQMAPSTSKVAGSERTQARSIAVVASLYRYWHNTGYLQGNPAAGLTGGSRAQAGFAPARMVSSELLVRCDAWVNSSLQTPQAVDVAALRRCAIWHLFRFSGARLAELAWNPSLCLPRIEHDRAGAMTLTVVGKGSKVRQIPLPSICKDSLLKYREARGLPERPDELEQVPLLHGEKSGYLGARGLYDEVKAVLMAVATEIAQSDPQGSALLRTVSPHWLRHAYARTLVVEKRIPLPAAQALLGHASVQTTAAYAKTDLAQLREFVEAGFTEPLKSA, via the coding sequence ATGTCAGATTTGACCCGCCAGGACTTGCTTCAATACAAGTCGCAGCTGCAAATAGTGCCGCCCGCCAGTACACAAATGGCACCATCCACATCCAAGGTGGCCGGATCCGAGAGAACGCAGGCACGCTCCATTGCCGTGGTGGCAAGTCTCTACCGGTACTGGCACAACACTGGGTACTTGCAGGGCAACCCTGCGGCGGGTCTTACCGGTGGATCCAGGGCGCAGGCCGGATTTGCTCCCGCACGCATGGTGAGTTCGGAACTGCTAGTGCGGTGCGATGCATGGGTAAACAGCAGCCTGCAGACGCCGCAAGCGGTGGATGTTGCCGCGTTGCGCCGCTGTGCAATCTGGCATCTCTTTCGATTCAGTGGTGCTCGACTGGCTGAGTTGGCATGGAATCCATCACTGTGCCTGCCACGCATAGAGCACGACCGAGCGGGCGCCATGACGCTGACGGTCGTTGGCAAAGGCAGCAAGGTCCGCCAGATCCCTTTGCCCTCGATTTGCAAGGACTCTTTGCTGAAATACCGCGAGGCTCGTGGCTTGCCTGAGCGGCCCGATGAGCTTGAACAAGTCCCCCTTCTGCATGGAGAAAAGTCTGGATACCTGGGTGCTCGCGGACTCTATGACGAGGTCAAGGCGGTACTGATGGCAGTGGCCACGGAGATTGCCCAAAGTGATCCGCAGGGTAGTGCCTTGCTGCGTACCGTATCCCCGCACTGGTTGCGCCATGCCTATGCCAGAACGTTGGTGGTGGAAAAACGGATCCCGTTGCCTGCGGCGCAGGCACTGCTGGGTCATGCCTCGGTGCAGACAACAGCCGCTTACGCCAAGACGGATTTGGCGCAGTTGAGGGAGTTTGTGGAAGCAGGATTTACGGAACCATTGAAATCGGCATAA
- a CDS encoding cytochrome P450: MNAVLTPSVVHHERPIVSAAFLTDPYPAYRALREAGPIHWSEEFFGGAWLLSRHADVEAVLRDPRFSAQRTGGWVNDVAQERGELAGFQKLFARALLFLDGGDHARLRAVMQPAFRPDALARLRPGIERIATELLQGLEQEASFDFIEKVARPLPVRVISRILGIEGADRDEVMAWSDDLAVFIGAPDPTREQARKAQSSLLAMTRYLQDQLATRRKSAGDDLLSALLRAADGGDLRGEAELLAQCAMLLFAGHETTRNLLGNGIQALLSHPQQWQLLRQHPNRVPNAVRELLRFDSPVQYTGRRVVTDLTLHGQRLCRGDLVIALIGAANRDPARHVQPDTLDIQRADPGALSFGSGAHVCLGAALARLEAEVVLRRLLTLHPNLLFASTVPQWGSNPAYRGLVMLPVRSGQ; encoded by the coding sequence ATGAATGCCGTACTAACGCCGTCTGTAGTCCACCACGAACGCCCCATCGTCAGCGCCGCCTTTCTGACAGATCCGTATCCAGCCTACCGGGCGCTGCGGGAAGCGGGCCCCATCCATTGGAGCGAGGAGTTCTTTGGTGGCGCCTGGTTGCTGTCCCGGCATGCTGATGTCGAGGCGGTGCTGCGTGATCCACGCTTCTCGGCACAACGCACCGGTGGTTGGGTCAACGATGTGGCGCAGGAGCGTGGAGAGCTAGCTGGGTTTCAAAAGTTGTTTGCGCGCGCCTTGCTGTTTCTGGATGGCGGTGACCATGCACGTTTACGTGCCGTAATGCAACCTGCATTCCGGCCCGATGCGTTGGCCCGTCTGCGCCCTGGAATCGAGCGCATTGCAACAGAACTGCTGCAGGGTTTGGAGCAGGAAGCGTCTTTTGACTTCATCGAGAAAGTGGCCAGACCCTTGCCCGTGCGCGTGATCTCGCGCATTCTCGGGATTGAAGGGGCAGACCGCGATGAAGTAATGGCGTGGTCGGACGACCTGGCCGTTTTCATCGGCGCGCCCGACCCGACGCGTGAGCAGGCACGCAAGGCTCAGAGCAGCCTGCTGGCCATGACACGCTATCTGCAGGACCAGCTTGCTACGCGACGGAAGTCAGCGGGCGATGATCTTCTGAGTGCGTTGCTGCGTGCCGCAGACGGTGGCGACCTGCGCGGAGAGGCCGAGTTGCTGGCGCAATGCGCCATGCTGTTGTTTGCCGGACATGAAACCACCCGCAATCTGCTGGGCAACGGTATCCAGGCGCTGCTAAGCCATCCGCAGCAGTGGCAACTTCTACGCCAGCACCCGAATCGGGTGCCGAACGCGGTGCGCGAACTGCTGCGCTTTGACAGCCCAGTGCAGTACACCGGCCGACGGGTCGTCACCGATCTGACACTGCACGGCCAAAGGCTGTGTCGGGGCGATTTGGTGATTGCGCTAATAGGCGCAGCCAACCGTGATCCGGCACGCCATGTGCAGCCGGACACCTTGGACATACAACGGGCGGATCCCGGTGCACTGTCATTCGGCTCTGGAGCGCATGTGTGTCTGGGCGCCGCTCTGGCCCGCCTGGAGGCGGAGGTGGTGCTGCGCCGCTTGCTCACTCTACATCCAAATCTGCTATTCGCCAGCACGGTGCCCCAGTGGGGTAGCAATCCAGCTTACCGAGGTCTTGTCATGCTGCCGGTGCGCAGTGGCCAATAG